From the genome of Haemophilus parainfluenzae, one region includes:
- the dacB gene encoding serine-type D-Ala-D-Ala carboxypeptidase, whose translation MTKKSSISTALKAAFITLGFSFSSMAEVNVASITQYLPEGASASIIAKNLSKDQIIADYNGSTFMLPASTQKVFTAVAAKLVLGDAFQFETSLLSNGKIQNNVLEGDLVVQFTGDPDLTSGQLYSLLANLKKQGIQKINGDLILDTSVFASHDRGLGWVWNDLTMCFNSPPAAANIDNNCFYAELDANQPVGETVKINVPAQFPIQVFGQVYIVDQQEAGYCQLDVVVHDNNRYQVKGCIARQTKPFGLSFAVQDPDAYAAAIIQRQLKRLGIEFTGQVKQPQKPQQGQKLAQHLSKPLPELLKKMMKKSDNQIADALFRAVAYNYYKRPASFQLGTLAVKSVLQKQGIKFGNSILADGSGLSRHNLVAPKTMLSVLEYIAKNEDKLHLMETFPIAGVDGTISGRGSLINPPLVKNVIAKTGSLKGVYNLAGFMTNARGEKVAFVQFINGYSTGDLESKTKRAPLVQFESTLYNDLYKD comes from the coding sequence ATGACTAAAAAATCTTCTATTTCAACCGCACTTAAAGCGGCATTTATCACACTCGGCTTTTCGTTTTCCTCTATGGCTGAAGTTAATGTGGCTTCTATTACCCAATACCTACCTGAAGGTGCTTCTGCCAGTATCATTGCCAAAAACCTCAGTAAAGATCAAATTATCGCGGATTACAATGGCTCAACCTTTATGTTGCCAGCCAGTACACAAAAAGTTTTCACAGCTGTCGCGGCTAAATTAGTATTAGGTGATGCCTTCCAATTTGAAACCTCACTTTTAAGTAACGGAAAAATTCAGAATAATGTTTTAGAAGGCGATCTTGTTGTGCAATTTACTGGCGATCCCGATCTGACCAGCGGACAACTTTATAGCCTATTAGCTAATTTAAAAAAACAAGGCATTCAGAAAATCAATGGTGATCTTATTTTAGATACCTCTGTATTTGCTAGCCATGATCGTGGGTTAGGTTGGGTTTGGAACGATCTTACAATGTGCTTTAACTCCCCTCCAGCTGCAGCAAATATCGATAATAACTGTTTTTATGCAGAACTGGATGCAAATCAACCTGTGGGTGAAACCGTCAAAATTAACGTTCCCGCTCAATTCCCTATTCAAGTTTTCGGACAAGTTTATATTGTGGATCAGCAAGAAGCCGGTTATTGCCAGTTAGACGTTGTTGTTCACGACAATAATCGCTATCAAGTAAAAGGCTGTATCGCGCGCCAAACTAAACCATTTGGGCTAAGCTTCGCCGTGCAAGATCCTGATGCCTATGCTGCTGCGATTATTCAACGTCAATTAAAACGTCTTGGTATTGAATTTACCGGTCAGGTAAAACAACCTCAAAAACCACAGCAAGGACAAAAACTCGCCCAGCATTTATCTAAACCGTTGCCTGAGCTATTGAAAAAAATGATGAAAAAATCGGATAACCAAATTGCCGATGCCTTATTCAGAGCCGTAGCCTACAACTACTATAAACGCCCTGCTTCATTCCAATTAGGCACATTAGCAGTGAAATCCGTATTGCAAAAACAAGGCATTAAATTTGGTAACAGCATCTTAGCTGATGGTTCGGGTCTTTCTCGTCATAATTTAGTTGCACCGAAAACCATGCTTTCAGTCTTGGAATACATCGCCAAAAACGAAGATAAATTACACTTAATGGAAACTTTCCCAATTGCAGGTGTGGATGGCACAATCAGTGGTCGTGGTAGCTTAATTAATCCACCACTGGTAAAAAATGTCATCGCTAAAACTGGCTCATTGAAAGGTGTCTATAACCTTGCCGGTTTTATGACCAATGCGCGAGGTGAAAAAGTGGCTTTCGTTCAATTTATCAATGGCTATTCAACCGGTGATTTAGAAAGTAAAACAAAGCGTGCTCCACTTGTACAATTTGAAAGTACGCTTTATAACGATCTTTATAAAGACTAA
- the greA gene encoding transcription elongation factor GreA — MKQIPMTVRGAELLRQELDFLKNERRPEIIKAIAEAREHGDLKENAEYHAAREQQGFCEGRIQEIESKLANCQVIDVTKLPNNGKVIFGATVVLVNTDTDEEVTYQIVGDDEADIKSGLISVNSPIARGLVGKELDDTVNITTPGGTVEFEIIEVNYI; from the coding sequence ATGAAACAAATTCCAATGACCGTGCGCGGTGCGGAGCTATTACGTCAAGAATTAGATTTCTTAAAGAATGAGCGTCGCCCTGAAATTATCAAGGCGATTGCTGAAGCACGTGAGCATGGTGACTTAAAAGAAAATGCAGAATATCACGCTGCGCGTGAACAACAAGGTTTTTGCGAAGGGCGTATTCAAGAAATTGAAAGCAAACTTGCAAATTGTCAGGTTATCGATGTCACTAAATTACCAAATAACGGAAAAGTTATTTTTGGTGCGACAGTTGTATTAGTGAATACCGATACTGATGAAGAAGTTACTTACCAAATTGTGGGCGATGATGAGGCAGATATTAAATCAGGTTTGATTTCTGTGAATTCACCGATTGCTCGTGGCTTGGTAGGGAAAGAGTTGGATGATACCGTAAATATTACCACACCAGGTGGAACGGTTGAGTTCGAGATTATTGAAGTAAATTACATCTAA
- the yhbY gene encoding ribosome assembly RNA-binding protein YhbY, with protein sequence MTILSTKQKQFLKGLAHHLSPVVMLGGNGLTEGVLAEIDNALNHHELIKVKIAGADRETKQLIIDAIVRETKSSNVQTIGHILVLYRPSEEGKIQLPRK encoded by the coding sequence ATGACAATATTATCAACAAAACAAAAACAATTTTTAAAAGGACTCGCTCATCACCTTAGTCCTGTCGTCATGCTTGGCGGTAACGGCTTAACCGAAGGGGTATTAGCCGAAATCGATAATGCATTAAATCATCACGAATTAATCAAAGTAAAAATTGCTGGCGCAGATCGCGAAACCAAACAATTAATCATTGATGCGATTGTTCGTGAAACCAAATCATCTAACGTTCAAACCATCGGACATATTTTGGTACTTTATCGACCAAGCGAGGAAGGTAAAATCCAGCTGCCTCGTAAATAA
- the rlmE gene encoding 23S rRNA (uridine(2552)-2'-O)-methyltransferase RlmE, with protein MGKKKRSASSSRWLNEHFKDPFVQKAHKQKLRSRAYFKLDEIQQTDKLFKPGMTVVDLGAAPGGWSQYVVSQIGGKGRVIACDILDMNPIVGVDFLQGDFRDENVLNALLERVGEAKVDVVMSDMAPNFSGMPSVDIPRAMYLVELALDMCKQVLAKKGSFVVKVFQGEGFDEYLREIRSLFSVVKVRKPEASRGRSREVYIVASGYKGE; from the coding sequence ATGGGAAAGAAAAAACGTTCGGCGAGTTCTTCTCGTTGGCTAAACGAACATTTTAAAGATCCGTTTGTTCAGAAAGCACATAAACAAAAATTACGCTCACGTGCTTACTTTAAGTTAGATGAAATTCAACAAACGGATAAATTGTTTAAACCGGGAATGACTGTGGTGGATCTCGGTGCCGCACCAGGTGGTTGGTCACAGTATGTTGTGAGCCAAATTGGTGGTAAAGGTCGAGTGATTGCTTGTGATATTTTGGATATGAACCCAATTGTCGGCGTGGATTTCTTGCAAGGCGATTTTCGTGACGAAAATGTGCTGAATGCATTATTAGAACGAGTTGGTGAAGCAAAAGTTGATGTAGTGATGTCTGATATGGCGCCAAATTTTAGCGGCATGCCATCTGTTGATATTCCTCGTGCAATGTATTTAGTTGAACTGGCTTTAGATATGTGTAAGCAAGTTTTGGCGAAAAAAGGCAGTTTTGTTGTCAAAGTATTCCAAGGAGAAGGTTTTGACGAGTATCTGCGCGAAATTCGTTCACTCTTTAGTGTCGTAAAAGTGCGTAAGCCTGAAGCCTCTCGTGGGCGTTCTCGCGAAGTTTATATTGTAGCAAGCGGTTATAAAGGCGAATAG
- the ftsH gene encoding ATP-dependent zinc metalloprotease FtsH: MVKNLVLWVVVAIVMMTAYQSFNSNGVSDSTDYTTFVYDVSNSQVKEARFDANEITVTKNDGSKYMTVMPPLEDKKLLDDLLNKKVKIEGTPFEKRSLLSQILISWFPMLFLVGVWIFFMRQMQGGGGKAMSFGKSRAKMLTQDQIKVTFADVAGCDEAKEEVAEIVDFLREPKKFQNLGGKIPKGILMVGPPGTGKTLLAKAIAGEAKVPFFTISGSDFVEMFVGVGASRVRDMFEQAKKNAPCLIFIDEIDAVGRQRGAGLGGGHDEREQTLNQMLVEMDGFGGNEGVIVIAATNRPDVLDPALTRPGRFDRQVVVGLPDVKGREQILKVHMRKVPVADDVDAMTLARGTPGYSGADLANLVNEAALFAARSNKRTVSMLEFEKAKDKINMGPERRTMIMTDKQKESTAYHEAGHAIVGYLVPEHDPVHKVTIIPRGRALGVTFFLPEGDQISISQKQLESKLSTLYAGRLAEDLIYGEENISTGASNDIKVATNIARNMVTQWGFSDKLGPILYTEDEGEVFLGRSMAKAKHMSDETAHAIDEEVRAIVNRNYARARQILIDNMDILHAMKDALVKYETIEEEQIKQLMNREPVTPPSGWEDNKDTKPTAKPQEEKTESAVNHSEDPEA, from the coding sequence ATGGTCAAAAATCTAGTTCTATGGGTTGTGGTAGCAATTGTCATGATGACAGCTTACCAAAGTTTTAATTCCAATGGCGTGAGTGACTCAACAGATTACACAACCTTTGTGTATGATGTGAGTAACAGTCAAGTGAAAGAAGCGCGCTTTGATGCGAATGAAATCACTGTGACTAAAAATGACGGTTCTAAATATATGACCGTGATGCCACCGTTGGAAGACAAAAAGCTCTTAGATGACTTATTAAATAAAAAAGTTAAAATCGAAGGTACGCCTTTTGAAAAACGCAGTTTATTATCACAAATTTTAATTTCGTGGTTTCCAATGTTATTCCTTGTAGGGGTATGGATTTTCTTCATGCGTCAAATGCAAGGCGGTGGCGGGAAAGCTATGAGCTTCGGTAAAAGCCGCGCTAAAATGCTGACCCAAGATCAAATTAAGGTGACTTTTGCAGATGTTGCAGGTTGTGATGAAGCAAAAGAAGAAGTGGCTGAAATAGTTGACTTCTTGCGTGAACCGAAAAAATTCCAAAACCTTGGTGGTAAAATTCCAAAAGGGATTTTGATGGTAGGTCCTCCAGGTACAGGTAAAACCTTATTAGCGAAAGCTATTGCAGGTGAAGCAAAAGTGCCTTTCTTTACCATTTCAGGTTCTGACTTTGTAGAGATGTTTGTGGGGGTTGGTGCTTCTCGTGTTCGTGATATGTTCGAGCAAGCGAAGAAAAATGCACCATGCTTAATCTTTATTGATGAAATTGATGCAGTAGGTCGCCAACGTGGTGCCGGTTTAGGTGGTGGACACGATGAGCGTGAACAAACCCTTAACCAAATGTTAGTTGAAATGGATGGTTTCGGTGGTAACGAAGGCGTAATCGTTATTGCAGCAACTAACCGTCCAGATGTACTTGACCCAGCATTAACGCGTCCAGGCCGTTTTGACCGTCAAGTTGTTGTCGGTTTACCGGATGTCAAAGGCCGTGAGCAAATTCTAAAAGTTCACATGCGAAAAGTCCCTGTGGCTGATGATGTCGATGCCATGACACTTGCTCGTGGTACACCAGGTTATTCAGGTGCGGATTTAGCGAACTTAGTGAATGAAGCGGCATTATTTGCTGCACGTAGCAATAAACGTACTGTATCGATGCTTGAGTTTGAAAAAGCCAAAGATAAGATCAATATGGGACCTGAACGCCGTACCATGATCATGACGGATAAACAAAAAGAATCGACAGCGTACCATGAAGCTGGTCACGCCATTGTGGGTTACTTAGTGCCTGAACATGATCCGGTACATAAAGTGACGATTATTCCTCGTGGCCGAGCATTAGGTGTAACTTTCTTCTTACCTGAAGGCGATCAAATTAGTATCAGCCAAAAACAGTTAGAAAGTAAACTTTCAACACTTTATGCGGGACGCTTAGCAGAAGATTTGATTTACGGTGAAGAAAATATTTCTACCGGTGCATCTAACGATATTAAAGTGGCAACCAATATTGCACGTAATATGGTGACCCAATGGGGCTTCTCAGATAAACTCGGTCCGATTCTTTATACTGAAGATGAAGGCGAAGTATTCTTAGGGCGCTCAATGGCGAAAGCAAAACATATGTCTGACGAAACAGCACATGCAATTGATGAAGAAGTTCGTGCGATCGTAAATCGTAACTATGCGAGAGCAAGACAGATTTTGATCGACAATATGGATATTCTTCATGCCATGAAAGATGCGTTAGTGAAATATGAAACCATTGAAGAAGAACAAATCAAGCAATTGATGAATCGTGAACCTGTTACACCACCATCTGGTTGGGAAGATAACAAAGACACGAAACCAACAGCAAAACCGCAGGAAGAGAAAACTGAAAGTGCGGTTAATCATTCAGAAGATCCTGAAGCATAA
- the folP gene encoding dihydropteroate synthase → MKLYANNKCLDLSFPQIMGILNFTPDSFSDSGQFFSLDKALFQVEKMLKEGATIIDIGGESTRPMAEEVSEAEELQRVIPLVEAVQKCFDCWISVDTSKAIVMQEAAKVGMDLINDIRALREPGALEIAGQLNLPTCIMHMQGQPRTMQTNPHYDDVVQDVYQFLIDRTQACLAAGIAKENIIWDMGFGFGKTVEHNYKLLQQLAHFCESGYPVLAGLSRKSMIGAVLDKPVTERVVGSVVGALIAAQNGATILRVHDVAATADALKVWQATQQA, encoded by the coding sequence ATGAAACTTTATGCTAATAACAAATGTCTAGATTTATCATTCCCCCAAATTATGGGAATTTTGAATTTCACACCTGATTCATTTTCTGATAGCGGGCAGTTTTTCAGTCTAGACAAAGCATTATTTCAAGTTGAAAAAATGCTGAAAGAAGGTGCAACAATTATTGATATTGGCGGCGAGTCAACTCGTCCGATGGCAGAGGAAGTGTCTGAAGCTGAAGAATTGCAACGGGTGATACCTTTGGTTGAAGCCGTGCAAAAATGTTTTGATTGTTGGATTTCAGTGGATACCTCTAAAGCAATTGTAATGCAAGAAGCGGCTAAGGTCGGCATGGATTTAATCAATGATATTCGTGCGCTACGTGAACCTGGTGCACTCGAAATAGCAGGACAGTTGAATTTACCCACTTGTATTATGCACATGCAAGGACAACCTCGTACAATGCAAACTAATCCACATTACGATGATGTGGTTCAAGATGTTTATCAGTTTTTAATTGATAGAACTCAAGCTTGTTTAGCAGCAGGCATTGCCAAAGAAAATATTATTTGGGATATGGGGTTTGGTTTTGGTAAAACAGTAGAGCATAACTACAAGCTTTTACAACAGTTGGCTCACTTCTGTGAAAGTGGATATCCTGTTTTAGCAGGGCTTTCACGTAAATCGATGATTGGTGCTGTATTAGATAAGCCCGTGACTGAACGTGTTGTAGGAAGTGTAGTTGGGGCATTAATTGCGGCTCAAAATGGTGCGACAATTTTGCGTGTACATGATGTAGCTGCAACGGCAGATGCCTTGAAGGTATGGCAGGCAACGCAACAAGCGTAA
- the glmM gene encoding phosphoglucosamine mutase produces MANRKYFGTDGVRGKVGTYPITPDFALKLGWAAGKVLASQGSRTVLIGKDTRISGYMLESALEAGLAAAGLTAAFTGPMPTPAVAYLTRTFRLEAGIVISASHNPYYDNGIKFFSSQGTKLPDDIEEAIEAMLDQPMDCVESADLGKASRISDAAGRYIEFCKSTFPAHLGLDGYKIVVDCANGATYHIAPNVLRELGAEVIEIGTDPNGININEKCGATDVKALQEKVLETKADVGLAYDGDGDRIMMVDHLGNKVDGDQILFIIAREALRSGQLKGGVVGTLMSNMSLEIALKMLGVPFVRANVGDRYVLEKMVEHSWTLGGENSGHIIIADKNTTGDGIIASLAVLSAMVQHRLSLNELASAVKLFPQVLINVRFAGGDNPLESEAVKAVAADVEKRLEGKGRILLRKSGTEPLIRVMVECEDGVLAKQCAEEIAEAVKAN; encoded by the coding sequence ATGGCAAATCGTAAATATTTTGGTACTGATGGTGTACGCGGTAAAGTAGGTACTTATCCAATCACACCTGATTTCGCATTGAAATTAGGTTGGGCTGCAGGTAAGGTTTTAGCCTCTCAAGGTTCTCGCACGGTATTAATCGGGAAAGATACTCGTATTTCAGGTTATATGTTGGAATCTGCACTTGAAGCAGGTTTAGCTGCGGCAGGATTAACTGCTGCATTTACCGGTCCAATGCCAACCCCTGCCGTGGCGTATTTAACCCGCACTTTCCGTTTAGAAGCGGGTATTGTCATTTCGGCATCACATAACCCTTATTATGATAACGGGATTAAATTCTTCTCTTCACAAGGCACAAAATTACCAGATGATATTGAAGAAGCGATTGAAGCCATGCTTGATCAGCCAATGGATTGTGTGGAGTCTGCTGATTTAGGTAAAGCAAGCCGTATCAGTGATGCCGCAGGACGTTATATTGAATTTTGTAAAAGCACTTTCCCTGCGCATTTAGGTTTAGATGGTTATAAAATTGTGGTGGATTGCGCAAATGGTGCGACCTATCATATTGCGCCAAATGTATTACGTGAGTTAGGTGCGGAAGTGATTGAAATTGGTACAGATCCAAACGGAATCAATATCAATGAAAAATGTGGTGCAACCGATGTAAAAGCGTTACAGGAAAAAGTGCTTGAAACTAAAGCTGATGTAGGTCTCGCTTATGATGGTGATGGTGACCGTATTATGATGGTGGATCACTTAGGTAATAAAGTAGATGGTGACCAGATCCTTTTCATTATTGCTCGTGAAGCTTTACGTTCAGGTCAGCTAAAAGGTGGAGTAGTCGGCACATTAATGAGTAATATGAGCCTAGAAATTGCGTTAAAAATGTTAGGTGTACCTTTTGTGCGAGCTAACGTTGGCGACCGTTATGTGTTAGAAAAAATGGTAGAACATAGCTGGACGCTAGGCGGAGAAAACTCAGGCCATATCATTATTGCTGATAAAAATACGACAGGTGATGGTATTATTGCATCACTAGCTGTATTAAGTGCAATGGTTCAACATCGTTTATCTTTAAACGAGCTTGCAAGTGCGGTGAAATTATTCCCTCAAGTACTCATTAATGTTCGTTTTGCTGGTGGTGATAATCCATTAGAAAGTGAAGCGGTAAAAGCGGTAGCTGCAGATGTGGAAAAACGTTTAGAAGGCAAAGGTCGAATTTTACTGCGTAAGTCTGGTACTGAGCCTCTTATTCGCGTCATGGTCGAATGTGAAGACGGTGTACTTGCAAAACAATGTGCAGAAGAAATTGCAGAAGCAGTGAAAGCGAATTAA
- the sixA gene encoding phosphohistidine phosphatase SixA gives MKIFIMRHGEAEVVSSSDEARHLTDYGRKQSILQGQWLKNHLNSTALSVQKVIVSPYVRAQETFELVNSALGNTLNDIEIWSGITPYGNATLVADYLSVLQEEGTESVLLVSHLPLVGSIVSELYGKRNPISFYPSTIVQIEWNGEKGTIEAFHYPK, from the coding sequence ATGAAAATTTTTATTATGCGTCATGGAGAAGCTGAAGTTGTCTCTTCATCAGACGAGGCTCGGCATTTAACCGACTATGGACGCAAACAATCAATATTACAAGGTCAATGGCTTAAAAACCATCTAAATTCAACCGCACTTTCAGTTCAAAAAGTAATTGTCAGCCCTTATGTAAGAGCACAAGAAACGTTTGAGCTTGTAAATTCAGCCTTAGGTAACACGCTTAATGATATTGAAATTTGGAGTGGGATTACACCTTATGGTAATGCTACATTGGTAGCTGATTATCTATCTGTTTTGCAAGAAGAAGGTACTGAAAGTGTTTTACTCGTTTCTCATTTACCTTTAGTAGGCAGTATTGTTTCAGAGCTTTACGGTAAGCGAAATCCAATTAGTTTTTACCCTTCAACGATTGTTCAAATTGAGTGGAATGGTGAAAAAGGCACCATTGAAGCTTTCCATTATCCAAAATAG
- a CDS encoding histone gives MKKSVLAVLVLGASLAVTGCFDKQETAQKVEAAKDATANAATQIKDAAKEVATDVKNAAIDAKDSAANKMAETKEAVADKASEMKDAAANKMAKAKDAVSSKMEEVKNAASEAKDAAADKAVEMKDAAANKMAEAKDAMSSKMEAVKNSASETKDAAADKAAEAKDAAANKAAEVKEAVTK, from the coding sequence ATGAAAAAATCAGTATTAGCCGTATTAGTATTAGGTGCATCTTTAGCCGTAACTGGTTGTTTCGATAAACAAGAAACAGCTCAAAAAGTTGAAGCAGCAAAAGATGCAACAGCAAATGCAGCAACACAAATTAAAGATGCAGCAAAAGAAGTTGCAACTGATGTTAAAAATGCAGCAATTGACGCAAAAGATTCAGCTGCAAATAAAATGGCTGAAACAAAAGAAGCAGTAGCTGATAAAGCTTCTGAAATGAAAGATGCTGCTGCAAATAAAATGGCTAAGGCAAAAGATGCAGTGTCTTCTAAAATGGAAGAAGTAAAAAATGCAGCTTCTGAAGCAAAAGATGCAGCAGCAGATAAAGCAGTTGAAATGAAAGATGCTGCAGCAAATAAAATGGCTGAAGCAAAAGATGCGATGTCTTCTAAAATGGAAGCAGTAAAAAACTCAGCTTCAGAAACAAAAGATGCGGCAGCTGATAAAGCGGCTGAAGCAAAAGATGCGGCAGCAAATAAAGCAGCTGAAGTAAAAGAAGCTGTGACTAAATAA
- a CDS encoding YcgL domain-containing protein → MLCAIYKSKRKPGCYLYISKRDDFSAVPDILMQSFGKPQFLMPFNLRGSKPLVHADKDEVMGKITQQGFYLQMPKQDDGLFNSLSEIK, encoded by the coding sequence ATGTTATGTGCAATTTATAAAAGTAAACGTAAACCAGGCTGCTATCTTTATATTTCCAAACGAGATGATTTTTCAGCTGTACCGGATATATTAATGCAGAGTTTTGGTAAGCCTCAATTTCTTATGCCTTTCAATTTGAGGGGGAGTAAACCGCTTGTTCATGCAGATAAAGATGAGGTTATGGGGAAAATTACTCAGCAAGGATTTTATCTTCAAATGCCAAAACAAGATGATGGCTTGTTTAATAGTTTGAGTGAGATCAAATAA
- the bioD gene encoding dethiobiotin synthase, translated as MSSFFVAGTDTDVGKTTACRAIIQALQAKGVRIVGYKPIACSCEEGIYPVENQSNESQTDYDAENNSDVLALMDATNESVSYQEVNSYTFAHSLPMLTRDKSRIKLSKINQALTTLIQKYQSVVVEGSFGLLTPMAEGKSFADWVVEHKMPVVLVVGIKEGCINHALLTAQVIKQLGVPLLGWIANRINPCLGHYKEVVDILEAQIDAPLLGKIPYIHKPESQELGHYLTNIDRLMYMQTELVK; from the coding sequence ATGAGTAGTTTCTTTGTGGCAGGTACAGATACCGATGTGGGCAAGACCACCGCCTGCCGTGCCATTATTCAGGCATTACAAGCAAAGGGCGTGCGAATTGTGGGTTATAAGCCGATTGCTTGTAGCTGTGAAGAGGGTATTTATCCTGTCGAAAATCAGTCTAATGAATCCCAAACAGATTATGATGCTGAAAATAATTCAGACGTGTTAGCTTTAATGGATGCAACGAATGAGTCCGTATCTTATCAAGAAGTAAATAGCTATACTTTTGCTCATTCCTTGCCGATGCTGACTCGAGATAAATCACGCATTAAATTAAGTAAGATTAATCAAGCCTTAACAACATTAATTCAAAAATATCAATCTGTTGTCGTGGAAGGTTCATTTGGGTTACTCACACCAATGGCAGAAGGTAAGAGTTTTGCTGATTGGGTTGTTGAGCATAAAATGCCAGTTGTGTTGGTTGTTGGTATTAAAGAAGGCTGTATTAATCATGCATTGCTGACAGCTCAAGTGATTAAACAGCTTGGCGTTCCTTTATTAGGCTGGATTGCAAATCGAATTAATCCTTGTTTAGGGCATTATAAAGAGGTGGTAGATATTTTAGAGGCTCAGATTGATGCGCCTTTGCTAGGTAAGATCCCTTATATTCATAAACCAGAATCCCAAGAGCTAGGACATTATTTAACGAATATTGATCGTTTGATGTATATGCAAACAGAGTTAGTTAAATAG
- the can gene encoding carbonate dehydratase produces the protein MDKIKQLFANNYSWAQRMKEENSTYFKELADHQTPHYLWIGCSDSRVPAEKLTNLEPGELFVHRNVANQVIHTDFNCLSVVQYAVDVLKIEHIIICGHTNCGGIKAAMQDHDLGLINNWLLHIRDIWFKHGHLLGNLSAEKRSDMLTKLNVAEQVYNLGRTSIVKSAWERGQKLSLHGWVYDVNDGFLVDQGVIATSRETLEISYRNAIARLSSLAEEDILKKELPENEE, from the coding sequence ATGGACAAAATTAAACAACTCTTTGCAAACAACTATAGCTGGGCGCAAAGAATGAAAGAAGAAAATTCCACTTATTTTAAAGAACTTGCCGATCACCAAACACCTCATTATCTTTGGATTGGCTGCTCTGATAGCCGTGTTCCTGCTGAAAAACTCACAAATCTTGAACCGGGCGAATTATTTGTTCATCGTAATGTTGCTAACCAAGTTATTCATACGGATTTTAACTGCCTTTCAGTTGTACAATATGCCGTTGATGTACTCAAAATTGAACATATTATTATTTGCGGTCATACAAATTGTGGTGGTATTAAAGCAGCGATGCAAGATCACGATCTAGGGTTAATCAATAACTGGTTGCTCCATATTCGTGATATTTGGTTTAAACACGGGCATCTATTAGGCAATCTTTCAGCAGAAAAACGTTCAGATATGCTCACTAAATTAAATGTTGCAGAGCAAGTTTATAACCTAGGACGCACATCTATCGTAAAAAGCGCTTGGGAACGTGGACAAAAACTCTCCCTACATGGCTGGGTATATGATGTAAATGATGGATTCTTAGTAGATCAAGGTGTTATTGCAACCAGTCGGGAAACTCTTGAAATCTCTTACCGTAATGCGATTGCTCGCCTATCTAGCCTCGCAGAAGAAGATATCCTAAAAAAAGAACTTCCAGAAAACGAAGAATAA